From a single Anaerolineales bacterium genomic region:
- a CDS encoding ABC transporter permease, protein MSQETIIIGLAGVLASAAPIVFAVIGETISERAGVINLSMNGTILLSAMGGFAVAYNTNNIVLGFLAGMLIGALVALIVAFASITLQQSQVAVGFVLALTCRDLSYFLGNPYMGVPGPRLQAVPIPFLGDIPILGQLFFRHDAITYISFIAIFLAWLWIFRTRPGLMLQGIGEKPAAAYIRGANVNLMRYVYTIIGGALIGLAGPAFSLATRAGWMGTISGLDGFGWIALSITIFGGWNPLRGAFGAYLFAFLQWLGLVLQPVLTQVPSQVLQVAPFPLMILTLLLVNIGNAEWVERALAAMPEATRKIFAKLLRAMRTSPPAALGVPFERD, encoded by the coding sequence ATGTCTCAGGAAACCATCATCATCGGCTTGGCTGGCGTGCTTGCCTCTGCGGCTCCCATTGTTTTTGCGGTCATCGGCGAGACGATCTCCGAGCGGGCAGGCGTGATCAATCTGTCCATGAACGGCACGATCCTGCTTTCGGCAATGGGCGGCTTTGCGGTCGCCTACAACACAAATAATATCGTCCTCGGGTTTCTGGCGGGGATGTTAATTGGCGCGCTGGTGGCATTGATCGTGGCATTTGCGAGCATCACATTGCAGCAATCGCAAGTTGCTGTCGGCTTTGTGCTTGCGTTGACCTGCCGCGACCTTTCCTATTTTCTTGGCAACCCTTACATGGGCGTTCCCGGTCCGCGTTTGCAGGCAGTCCCGATCCCGTTCCTCGGCGATATTCCCATTCTTGGTCAACTGTTCTTCCGTCATGATGCCATCACGTACATCAGCTTCATCGCCATTTTCCTTGCATGGTTGTGGATCTTCCGAACCCGCCCCGGGTTGATGCTGCAAGGCATCGGCGAGAAACCAGCCGCGGCGTACATCCGAGGTGCGAACGTCAACTTAATGCGCTATGTGTATACGATCATCGGCGGCGCATTGATCGGCTTGGCGGGTCCTGCCTTTTCCCTTGCCACCCGTGCGGGCTGGATGGGAACCATTTCCGGCTTGGATGGATTCGGCTGGATCGCACTCTCCATCACCATCTTCGGCGGATGGAATCCGCTGCGAGGCGCGTTTGGCGCTTATCTCTTCGCGTTCCTTCAGTGGCTTGGCTTGGTCCTGCAACCCGTGCTGACTCAAGTCCCGTCACAGGTTCTGCAAGTTGCGCCATTCCCGTTGATGATCCTGACACTGTTGCTGGTTAACATCGGCAATGCGGAATGGGTGGAGCGGGCGCTCGCCGCCATGCCCGAAGCGACGCGCAAGATTTTTGCAAAGCTATTGCGCGCCATGCGCACCTCTCCGCCGGCGGCTTTGGGTGTGCCGTTTGAGCGGGATTAA
- a CDS encoding GntR family transcriptional regulator, giving the protein MRVVQSKSIADQVEEILRGRIRDNTYTAGSRIPSESELSEEFGVSRATVRTVLAKLAVNGLILRKHGDGTYVNSRVRGAGANFGNLWDFVTLIESNGYKSMIKPMSIELRSASEKEAAALAIDPQEKMLSMTRLFHADDQPVILAKNVIPASFLRVPLQEIDGHLTIREILQRYCRQEIAFAITDIRSVLARNELKSAMGDMLGETVLELQLAFYSKDNVPLALGNNYFNDAILRLCLVQAWS; this is encoded by the coding sequence ATGCGTGTAGTCCAATCGAAATCGATTGCAGATCAGGTTGAAGAGATTCTTCGGGGGAGAATCCGTGACAACACGTACACTGCCGGGAGCCGCATACCCTCGGAAAGCGAACTGTCTGAAGAGTTTGGCGTCAGCCGCGCAACCGTGCGGACCGTTCTCGCAAAACTGGCAGTGAATGGACTGATCCTGCGGAAACATGGAGATGGCACCTACGTCAACTCAAGAGTACGCGGAGCAGGCGCCAATTTCGGGAATTTGTGGGATTTTGTGACCCTGATCGAAAGCAATGGGTACAAATCCATGATCAAGCCGATGTCCATTGAACTGCGGAGCGCTTCTGAAAAGGAAGCGGCTGCGCTGGCAATCGACCCACAGGAAAAAATGCTGTCAATGACGAGACTCTTCCATGCCGACGACCAGCCTGTGATTTTGGCGAAGAATGTGATCCCCGCCTCGTTTTTGCGTGTGCCGCTGCAGGAGATCGATGGACACCTTACCATACGGGAGATTCTGCAAAGGTATTGCCGGCAGGAGATTGCGTTCGCGATCACAGACATTCGCTCCGTTTTGGCAAGGAATGAACTTAAGTCTGCGATGGGGGATATGTTGGGGGAAACGGTCTTGGAACTACAACTGGCATTCTATAGCAAGGATAATGTACCGTTGGCGCTTGGAAACAATTATTTTAACGATGCGATTCTGCGTTTATGTCTGGTACAGGCATGGAGTTGA
- a CDS encoding ABC transporter permease, which translates to MKKLFQSEWLSRTVDAFLPVFATLAALLVGAIMLLLLKVNPIEAYAALWDGAFGSPNAVAETLVKATPLLLVALGICISFRGNVINIGGEGQMVVGALLATWVGLTFTEAPGWLIIVLALVCGFLGGAVWGGIPGVLKAYFNVNEILSTVMMNAIAIQLMNFLLRGPMIDPSQAELASKIPQTARLLDIFQLPRLVPTRLHLGALIAVVLAVLVYILLWRTTLGYRIRAVGQNPNASRYAGINVPRYMVLALLLSGAFAGLAGAVQVYGVNYRMITDGSASGFTGSAGFNGIVAALFGQLHPLLSIPASILFGALLVGANKMQRMVQVPSALVIALNGLVVVFVVSSEIWRRYRQRRRLVAIRDEESPPQPDQPEVQKEDAQQ; encoded by the coding sequence ATGAAAAAATTATTTCAAAGCGAATGGTTGTCCCGCACTGTGGACGCGTTTCTGCCAGTCTTTGCCACCCTTGCGGCATTGTTGGTCGGCGCGATCATGCTGTTATTACTGAAAGTCAACCCGATCGAGGCGTATGCCGCTCTATGGGATGGCGCATTTGGCAGCCCCAATGCGGTTGCGGAGACGCTGGTAAAAGCCACGCCGTTGCTGCTGGTCGCGCTGGGAATCTGTATTTCTTTCCGCGGCAATGTGATCAACATCGGCGGCGAAGGGCAGATGGTGGTTGGTGCCTTGCTGGCGACCTGGGTGGGGCTGACCTTCACAGAAGCGCCCGGCTGGTTGATCATTGTTCTGGCTTTGGTTTGCGGTTTTTTGGGAGGCGCCGTCTGGGGCGGTATCCCCGGCGTGCTCAAAGCTTACTTTAACGTCAATGAAATTCTCAGCACAGTGATGATGAATGCCATTGCCATTCAGTTGATGAACTTCCTCTTGCGCGGACCGATGATCGATCCTTCGCAGGCAGAGTTGGCTTCCAAAATCCCACAGACCGCACGTTTGCTGGATATTTTCCAGCTGCCGCGTCTGGTTCCCACCCGTTTGCACCTCGGTGCGTTGATCGCGGTGGTGCTGGCAGTGCTGGTCTACATTTTATTGTGGCGCACCACGCTCGGTTATCGAATCCGCGCGGTGGGGCAGAACCCGAACGCATCTCGTTACGCCGGCATTAATGTTCCTCGTTACATGGTTCTTGCGCTTTTGCTCAGCGGCGCATTTGCCGGGCTGGCTGGTGCGGTGCAAGTCTATGGCGTCAACTATCGCATGATCACGGACGGATCGGCTTCGGGCTTTACCGGCTCGGCTGGCTTCAATGGGATCGTGGCGGCGTTGTTCGGGCAACTGCATCCTTTATTGTCCATTCCCGCTTCCATTTTGTTCGGCGCGTTGCTGGTGGGCGCAAACAAGATGCAGCGCATGGTGCAGGTTCCATCCGCACTGGTGATCGCCCTGAACGGACTTGTGGTGGTCTTTGTCGTCAGCAGTGAGATCTGGAGACGCTACCGTCAGCGCCGCAGGCTGGTCGCTATCAGGGATGAGGAATCTCCCCCGCAGCCGGACCAACCTGAAGTCCAGAAAGAGGATGCGCAGCAATGA
- a CDS encoding ABC transporter permease yields MISDLFSTTVLIGILASGIRLATPYLYAAIGETFSQKSGVLNLGVEGQMLLGSFAAFYITYTTGNLWFGLLAAIMVGAFMGLAMAFVTVNLQAKQGISGIGFYLFGLGMSDLLFQKLMGTVETVRGFPRVSIPVLSGIPGVGDIFFNQSILVYGAYLLVPIAWFVLNKTTLGLKIRSVGENPDAADSLGVSVKRIRYFTIILGGILSGIAGASLSIALLNVFQQNMTSGLGFIAVALVYFGGWRPLGVLGGALLFSLVNSLQLWIQVLGLPIPSELAVMMPYILTIIVLVATASKIRSPSALTKPFEREG; encoded by the coding sequence ATGATTTCCGATCTCTTCTCTACTACGGTCCTGATCGGCATCCTGGCATCGGGCATCCGCCTCGCAACTCCGTATCTATATGCCGCCATCGGCGAGACGTTCAGCCAGAAGAGCGGCGTGTTGAACCTTGGCGTGGAAGGGCAGATGCTGCTGGGCAGTTTCGCCGCCTTTTACATCACGTATACCACTGGTAACCTGTGGTTCGGTTTGCTGGCGGCGATCATGGTCGGCGCATTTATGGGGCTGGCGATGGCGTTCGTGACCGTCAACCTGCAAGCCAAACAGGGCATCAGCGGAATCGGTTTTTATCTCTTCGGCTTGGGGATGAGCGACCTGCTCTTCCAAAAACTGATGGGAACCGTGGAAACGGTGCGCGGTTTCCCGAGAGTTAGCATTCCGGTCTTGAGCGGTATTCCCGGTGTTGGCGATATTTTTTTCAACCAGAGTATTCTTGTCTATGGCGCGTATTTGCTTGTGCCGATTGCATGGTTCGTATTGAATAAGACCACGCTGGGCTTGAAGATCCGCTCGGTCGGTGAAAATCCGGATGCGGCGGATTCGCTTGGCGTGAGTGTGAAGCGCATCCGTTACTTTACGATCATTTTGGGCGGTATTCTTTCGGGCATTGCGGGCGCATCGCTTTCGATCGCCCTGTTGAATGTCTTTCAACAGAACATGACCAGCGGTCTTGGATTTATCGCCGTTGCGCTGGTGTACTTTGGCGGTTGGCGTCCGCTGGGTGTGTTGGGCGGGGCACTGCTCTTTAGTCTGGTCAATTCATTGCAGTTGTGGATTCAGGTGTTGGGACTGCCGATACCGTCCGAACTGGCAGTGATGATGCCCTATATTTTGACGATCATTGTTTTGGTTGCGACTGCATCCAAGATACGTTCGCCATCTGCATTGACGAAACCGTTTGAGCGGGAAGGTTGA
- a CDS encoding BMP family protein → MKKVTWILTVLLALSLVLSACGSPTAAPAAPVEEPQAAPETSTEPEAEPAAPAEPFRVAVVMPSSINDLAFSQSMYDALVLIQQEMGGPEYFEFVYSDNMFVVDDAAAALRDYATQGFDLVIGHGSQYGSSLQEIAPDFPETAFAWGTTVETFGQPNIFAYEAASHQGGYVNGVLAASLTQSKVVGVVGPIETGDAKLYVDGFVAGVKATDPDITVNVNYIGSFSDVALASEAANTHIAAGADVMTGTAQMVVGAIGVAQENGVLWFGTQSNQSSLAPDIVVASQVYHWEVVVREIMDLIAAGTLGGKSFVINLGDGSQLMEYNPGYALPADVKALADQTVQGIIEETITITLP, encoded by the coding sequence ATGAAAAAAGTCACGTGGATTTTGACCGTTCTGCTAGCCCTGTCGCTTGTGTTGAGCGCATGCGGAAGCCCGACTGCGGCTCCTGCCGCCCCCGTGGAAGAGCCCCAAGCCGCCCCTGAAACATCCACCGAACCCGAAGCTGAACCTGCCGCCCCGGCGGAGCCTTTCCGTGTGGCAGTGGTCATGCCGAGTTCGATCAATGATCTGGCGTTCAGCCAGAGCATGTACGATGCGCTGGTCCTGATCCAACAGGAAATGGGCGGACCCGAATATTTTGAGTTCGTCTATTCGGACAACATGTTCGTTGTGGATGATGCCGCTGCGGCGCTCCGTGACTACGCCACCCAGGGTTTTGACCTGGTCATTGGGCATGGTTCGCAGTACGGCTCCTCCCTGCAGGAAATTGCTCCCGACTTCCCCGAAACTGCTTTTGCCTGGGGCACCACTGTGGAAACCTTCGGTCAGCCGAACATCTTCGCTTATGAAGCCGCTTCTCATCAAGGCGGATACGTCAATGGCGTGCTGGCTGCCAGCCTCACCCAGAGCAAGGTCGTTGGTGTGGTTGGACCGATCGAGACCGGCGATGCCAAACTGTATGTAGACGGCTTCGTGGCTGGTGTCAAGGCGACCGACCCGGACATCACGGTGAACGTCAATTATATCGGCTCGTTCTCTGATGTGGCGCTGGCTTCAGAAGCTGCCAATACCCACATCGCCGCCGGTGCGGATGTTATGACTGGTACCGCCCAGATGGTGGTTGGAGCGATCGGCGTGGCACAGGAGAACGGCGTTCTCTGGTTCGGCACCCAGTCCAATCAGAGTTCGCTGGCTCCTGATATCGTGGTTGCCAGCCAGGTCTATCACTGGGAAGTGGTCGTCCGTGAGATCATGGACCTGATCGCTGCCGGCACATTGGGCGGCAAATCCTTCGTCATCAATCTCGGTGACGGTAGTCAGTTGATGGAATACAATCCTGGCTATGCTCTCCCCGCCGATGTCAAAGCGCTGGCGGATCAGACCGTCCAGGGCATCATCGAAGAGACCATCACAATCACCCTGCCGTAG
- a CDS encoding ABC transporter ATP-binding protein: MTESNLLPSGRTRIEKLEMRGITKRFPGVLASDKVDFDVRSGEVHALLGENGAGKSTLMKILYGLYHPDEGEILINDSPVRISSPTDSINLGIGMIHQHFMLVPTLTVAENVALGLPSSRGALTDLDRVSKRIIELAGIYGLKIDPDAYIWQLSVGQQQRVEIIKALYRGAALLILDEPTAVLTPQEVDELFVIMNQMVRDGHALIFISHKLHEVVEISRRVTVLRDGRKIGTRPTSEITKQILANWMVGREVGFSPDRGVAELGETRMKIEDLVCSSDRGTPGLRGVNLEVRSGEILGVAGVSGNGQRELAEAITGLRKVTGGKVYLEGEDVTGFPPAEITERMLSYIPEERMRDGMIKDFSVAENMILREHHKMPYSKYGFLRLREISSHANELISNFQVKTPSSETEAKNLSGGNIQKIVLAREIFRTPRVIIAAQPTRGLDIGATEYVREQLLEQRRKGVAIMLISEDLDEIIALSDRIAVLYEGQVMDIVPREEATPEKLGLLMAGVHPEESAAQPA; this comes from the coding sequence ATGACCGAATCGAACCTGCTTCCCTCCGGACGTACACGCATTGAAAAACTGGAGATGCGCGGCATCACCAAGCGTTTCCCCGGTGTGCTCGCCAGTGACAAGGTGGATTTTGATGTGCGGTCGGGCGAAGTTCATGCCTTGCTGGGCGAGAACGGCGCAGGCAAAAGCACATTGATGAAGATCCTGTACGGCTTGTACCACCCGGATGAGGGTGAGATTCTGATCAATGACAGTCCCGTCCGCATTTCCTCGCCGACCGATTCGATCAACCTTGGGATCGGCATGATCCATCAGCACTTCATGCTGGTTCCCACACTGACCGTAGCTGAAAATGTGGCGCTTGGTTTGCCGTCCTCGCGCGGCGCACTCACGGACCTGGATCGCGTCTCCAAACGCATCATCGAACTGGCTGGCATCTACGGGTTGAAGATCGACCCGGATGCCTACATCTGGCAGCTGTCGGTGGGACAACAGCAGCGCGTCGAGATCATCAAAGCCCTATATCGCGGAGCCGCCCTGCTGATCCTTGACGAGCCGACCGCTGTGCTCACCCCGCAGGAAGTGGACGAATTATTTGTCATTATGAACCAGATGGTGCGGGACGGTCATGCCCTCATTTTCATATCCCACAAACTGCATGAGGTCGTGGAGATAAGCCGCCGCGTCACCGTCCTGCGTGACGGGCGTAAGATCGGCACCCGTCCCACTTCAGAGATCACAAAACAGATCCTTGCCAATTGGATGGTCGGGCGCGAAGTGGGCTTTTCACCGGACCGCGGCGTTGCCGAACTTGGCGAAACGCGCATGAAGATCGAAGACCTTGTCTGTAGCAGCGACCGCGGCACCCCGGGTCTGCGCGGCGTGAACCTCGAGGTCCGCTCCGGCGAGATTTTGGGCGTCGCTGGAGTATCAGGCAACGGGCAGCGCGAACTGGCGGAAGCCATCACCGGGCTGCGAAAAGTTACCGGCGGCAAGGTCTACCTCGAGGGCGAAGACGTGACCGGCTTCCCTCCGGCAGAGATCACGGAGCGAATGCTCTCCTACATCCCTGAAGAGCGGATGCGCGATGGCATGATCAAGGACTTTTCAGTTGCCGAGAACATGATCCTGCGCGAACACCATAAAATGCCGTATTCGAAGTACGGCTTCCTGCGGTTACGCGAGATCTCCAGCCATGCAAATGAATTGATTTCGAACTTCCAGGTTAAGACCCCCTCATCGGAAACCGAAGCCAAGAATCTTTCCGGCGGCAATATTCAGAAGATCGTGCTGGCACGGGAAATTTTCCGTACCCCGCGTGTCATCATCGCCGCCCAGCCCACTCGCGGACTTGACATCGGCGCCACCGAATACGTCCGCGAACAACTGCTCGAACAGCGCCGCAAAGGCGTTGCCATCATGCTCATCTCAGAAGACCTCGATGAGATCATCGCGCTCTCTGACCGCATTGCTGTGCTCTACGAAGGTCAGGTCATGGATATCGTTCCGCGTGAAGAAGCCACCCCCGAAAAACTTGGCTTGCTCATGGCAGGCGTGCATCCCGAAGAGAGTGCCGCACAACCCGCATAG
- a CDS encoding xanthine dehydrogenase family protein subunit M gives MNLWQEYKRPVSITEAVQALASASGPALPIAGGTDLLLDLKQGNHPPIHTLIDLTFIPEMSTLELRSDELFIGAAVPVNRVALDPLTDAHAQALVEACNLIAGPQVRNTATLGGNVAHALPAADGTIALTALDAHAEVAGATGTRRMPFTSLFLGPGKSAIDKSKEIIVGFYIPQSKKGQASCFKRIMRPQGVALPILNCAVWLEREGDTVKDIHIAVGPGGATPFRATESESALRGKPLNETTFAETLNILLGQAKFRTSARRASADYRRHIVGSLFKDVLDTAWKRAE, from the coding sequence ATGAACCTATGGCAGGAATACAAACGTCCCGTCTCCATCACGGAGGCAGTTCAAGCCCTAGCGTCGGCTTCTGGTCCTGCGCTGCCCATTGCGGGCGGAACAGATCTTCTGCTCGACCTGAAACAAGGCAACCATCCTCCCATCCACACTTTAATTGATCTGACATTCATCCCGGAGATGAGCACCCTCGAATTGAGAAGTGATGAACTCTTCATCGGAGCTGCCGTCCCGGTTAACCGCGTCGCACTGGACCCGCTGACTGATGCGCATGCCCAGGCTTTGGTCGAAGCCTGCAACCTGATCGCCGGACCTCAAGTCCGCAACACCGCAACGCTCGGAGGCAACGTCGCGCACGCCCTCCCCGCCGCGGACGGGACCATTGCCTTGACCGCCCTTGACGCCCACGCCGAAGTTGCCGGCGCAACAGGGACACGCCGCATGCCCTTCACCTCGCTCTTCCTTGGACCCGGAAAATCCGCCATCGACAAGAGCAAAGAGATCATCGTCGGTTTTTACATCCCTCAATCCAAAAAGGGACAAGCCTCCTGCTTCAAACGCATCATGCGTCCGCAGGGTGTTGCGCTTCCCATTTTGAATTGCGCTGTCTGGCTTGAACGCGAAGGTGACACAGTGAAGGATATTCATATCGCCGTTGGTCCCGGCGGAGCGACTCCCTTCCGCGCCACCGAATCCGAATCCGCCCTGCGTGGAAAACCCTTGAATGAAACGACCTTTGCCGAGACTTTGAATATCCTGCTCGGACAGGCAAAGTTCCGCACCAGCGCCCGCCGTGCCAGCGCGGATTATCGCAGGCATATCGTCGGCAGCTTATTCAAGGATGTGCTGGATACCGCGTGGAAACGCGCAGAATAG
- a CDS encoding molybdopterin-dependent oxidoreductase: MSNIIFSVNGKQYSVEPIAGETLSTLLRERLRLTGTKIGCEEAECGACTVLVDGEPIMSCVYPAERADGKTLVTIEGLAQRVHEEMKLHPLQEAFVEHGAVQCGFCIPGQIMTAYALLKRNPDPNSDDIRFALKDTLCRCAGYPSIENAILAAAQALQTGEPVQKPTHIPDSIHDHKTVGRKHLRPEAVEKVTGEAIFTDDLKFDGMLYAKAKRAMIPHGFLTKLDISKAKALPGVVAILTAEDVPAEKNHGLVIFDWPVMIGVGERVRYVGDALAIVAAESQEIAEQASALIEAEFDLQPVITNPVMAREDGVPQLHDSGNLLKHIKVRKGDMDAGFAAADIVLEHTFHTQTTDHAFIEPECSIGVPLPDGRMEIYVGSQIPYQDRTQVARVMGWEEERVRIVGQLMGGGFGGKEDVMGQIHVAMLANVTQRPVKLLFDRQESLLVHPKRHATQIRVKIGAKKDGRLIAAETELYGDTGAYASLGEKVMTRATTHSAGPYDIEHVRADCYAMYTNNPPSGAFRGFGVTQSAFAVESMMDMLAEKLNLDPVDVRRMNALHVGSITNTGQELKESVGLMECIDRVDAEMRKHTPLPFAPRVDPENPNLVRSWGFAAAYKNTGLGGGAPDKSGADVELYEDGTFQVRSSAAELGQGLVTVMRLTVAEEMGVAPEKVRVLVMDTDLTPNGGPTTASRQTFVTGNASRYAAKTLRDQITASMAEKFDVRPEQIRFEGGVVHVNGHSLSYEEIYKEMTGMGQHPRVRYEYEAPKTQPLGTGGDMHFAFSFGVQAAEVEVNKLTGEVRVLNVISANDVGMAVNPLGLQGQVEGGVMMGLGNCLTEEFIVENGNVVTDHLARYRVPGIMLTPNITSIIVEHPIESGPYGAKGVGEISSIPTTPAITNAIYNAVGVRLDKLPVDQEVIARELWEREEKINR, from the coding sequence ATGTCGAACATAATTTTTTCCGTCAATGGCAAACAATATTCGGTTGAACCTATTGCAGGTGAAACCCTTTCCACCCTGCTGCGTGAACGGTTGCGTCTGACCGGAACGAAGATCGGTTGCGAAGAAGCGGAGTGCGGCGCATGCACTGTCCTTGTGGATGGCGAGCCGATCATGTCTTGTGTCTACCCCGCCGAACGCGCAGATGGCAAGACTCTCGTTACCATCGAAGGGCTGGCACAGCGCGTCCATGAAGAGATGAAACTGCATCCGTTGCAGGAAGCCTTCGTAGAGCATGGCGCCGTCCAGTGCGGGTTCTGCATCCCCGGGCAGATCATGACCGCCTATGCACTGCTCAAACGCAACCCGGATCCGAACAGCGATGACATCCGTTTTGCGCTAAAGGATACGCTCTGCCGTTGTGCGGGCTACCCGTCCATTGAGAATGCCATCCTCGCTGCGGCACAGGCGTTGCAGACAGGCGAACCTGTCCAGAAGCCGACTCATATCCCTGATTCGATCCACGATCACAAGACGGTTGGACGCAAACACCTGCGCCCCGAAGCTGTGGAAAAGGTGACCGGCGAAGCCATCTTCACCGATGACTTGAAATTCGACGGCATGTTATATGCCAAAGCAAAACGCGCCATGATCCCGCACGGCTTTTTGACGAAGCTCGATATTTCCAAAGCGAAGGCCCTGCCCGGCGTGGTCGCCATTCTCACTGCGGAAGATGTCCCCGCCGAAAAGAATCATGGATTGGTCATCTTCGACTGGCCCGTGATGATCGGAGTTGGAGAACGCGTCCGTTACGTGGGGGACGCACTCGCCATCGTGGCGGCAGAAAGCCAGGAGATCGCCGAACAGGCGTCGGCGTTGATCGAAGCGGAGTTCGACCTCCAGCCTGTTATTACGAATCCGGTCATGGCGCGTGAAGATGGCGTTCCGCAGCTCCATGACAGCGGCAACCTGCTCAAGCACATCAAGGTCCGCAAGGGCGATATGGATGCGGGCTTTGCCGCCGCTGACATTGTCCTTGAGCACACCTTCCACACGCAAACCACCGACCACGCCTTCATTGAACCGGAGTGCAGTATTGGCGTGCCGTTGCCCGATGGGCGCATGGAAATTTACGTCGGCTCGCAGATCCCTTATCAAGACCGCACGCAGGTTGCGCGCGTGATGGGCTGGGAAGAAGAGCGCGTACGCATCGTCGGGCAGTTGATGGGCGGCGGCTTCGGCGGCAAGGAAGACGTGATGGGGCAGATCCACGTCGCCATGCTTGCGAACGTCACCCAGCGCCCTGTCAAATTGTTGTTCGACAGACAGGAAAGTTTGCTCGTGCATCCCAAGCGCCATGCCACGCAGATCCGCGTGAAGATCGGCGCGAAGAAGGACGGGCGTTTGATCGCGGCGGAGACCGAGTTGTACGGCGACACGGGCGCATATGCATCGCTCGGCGAAAAAGTGATGACCCGCGCCACCACGCACTCGGCGGGACCGTACGACATCGAACATGTCCGCGCCGACTGTTACGCCATGTACACCAACAACCCGCCGTCCGGCGCGTTCCGCGGGTTCGGCGTCACGCAATCTGCCTTCGCTGTCGAATCCATGATGGATATGCTTGCCGAAAAACTCAACCTCGACCCCGTGGACGTGCGCCGCATGAATGCGCTGCACGTCGGCAGTATCACCAACACGGGACAGGAATTGAAAGAGTCTGTCGGCTTGATGGAATGTATTGACCGCGTGGATGCCGAAATGCGGAAGCACACCCCGCTTCCCTTCGCCCCGCGAGTTGATCCTGAAAACCCGAACCTTGTGCGCTCTTGGGGTTTTGCCGCTGCGTACAAGAATACGGGACTTGGCGGCGGCGCTCCCGACAAATCCGGCGCGGATGTGGAACTCTACGAAGACGGCACATTCCAAGTGCGCAGTTCCGCCGCCGAACTCGGTCAGGGATTGGTCACCGTCATGCGCCTGACCGTTGCGGAGGAGATGGGCGTCGCGCCGGAAAAAGTGCGCGTGCTCGTCATGGATACTGACCTGACGCCGAATGGCGGTCCCACGACTGCCTCGCGCCAGACGTTTGTGACCGGCAACGCCTCCCGCTACGCTGCCAAAACTCTGCGAGACCAGATCACTGCTTCGATGGCAGAGAAGTTCGACGTGCGCCCCGAGCAGATCCGCTTTGAAGGCGGCGTAGTCCACGTCAACGGGCATTCGCTTTCCTACGAAGAGATCTACAAGGAAATGACAGGCATGGGTCAGCACCCCCGCGTCCGTTATGAATATGAGGCGCCCAAAACCCAGCCCCTCGGCACAGGCGGCGATATGCACTTCGCATTCTCGTTCGGTGTGCAAGCCGCCGAAGTGGAAGTCAATAAGCTGACGGGCGAAGTGCGCGTGTTGAACGTCATTTCCGCCAACGATGTCGGCATGGCGGTCAACCCGCTCGGTTTGCAGGGACAGGTCGAAGGCGGTGTGATGATGGGACTTGGCAACTGTCTCACAGAAGAATTCATCGTCGAGAACGGTAATGTGGTCACAGATCATCTCGCCCGCTATCGTGTGCCGGGTATCATGCTCACGCCCAATATCACGTCCATCATTGTCGAGCATCCCATCGAATCCGGTCCTTATGGAGCCAAGGGCGTCGGCGAAATCTCCAGCATCCCCACCACGCCTGCCATTACCAATGCCATTTACAACGCTGTCGGTGTCCGCTTGGATAAACTACCCGTGGATCAGGAAGTGATCGCGCGGGAGTTGTGGGAGCGCGAAGAAAAAATCAACCGGTAA